In the genome of Malania oleifera isolate guangnan ecotype guangnan chromosome 5, ASM2987363v1, whole genome shotgun sequence, the window TTTGGATTTCACTGACCTTGACATTTGTGTAGATTGTATTAAAGGAAAACAGACAAGACACACAAAGAAAAGAGCCACAAGGAGCACTTAACTTCTAGAAATTATACACACTGATATATGTGGACCCTTTGATGTAAATACTTTCAGTAATGATAGATATTTCATCACCTTTATCGATGATTTTTTACGTTATGAATATGTCTACTTGCTACATGATAAATCTTAAgcaataaatgctttggagatttaTGTAAATAAAGTTGAAAGACAATTAAACAAAAAGGTGGAAATTTTTAGATCTGATAGAGGAGGTGAATATTATGGAAGGTATAATGAAGCTGGACAACTTCCTGGTCCATTTTCTAAATTCCTTGaaaaacatggtatttgtgctcaatacacaatgcCAGGTACACCAGAACAAAATGGTGTATCAGAAAGGCGTAATAGAACTTTGATGGATATGGTTAGAAGCATGAGAAGCAGAAAGTCTTTACCCCTTTCGTTGTGGATGCATGCTTTAAAAACTGCCATATACGTATTAAACCGtgttcctagtaaggcagttccaaaaacactatttaagctttGGATTGGCATGAAACCGAGTTTATGAAAATTGCATGTTTGGGGTTGTCAGGCAGAAATTAAGGTTTAtaatccataagaaaagaagctgGATGCAAGAACAATCAGTGGTAATTTCATTGGTTATCCAGAAAAATCAAAAGGGtatatattttattgtcctaatcaTGCATCCAGAATAGTTGAAAGTGGAAATGCTAGGTTCATTGAGAATGATGAAACTAGTGGGAGTATGGTTCCATTAAGTGTGGAAATCAAGGAAATTACAACTCCTATTGTTCAAAGCGAGCATATTATAGAAAAACCACAAGAGCTTGCTTTAAGACGATCTCAAAGAGAAAAGATATCTATTATCTCAGATGATTATGTGGTTTATCTTCAAGAGTCAGATTTTAACTTAGGAATTGAAGATGATCCAGTTTCACTTCCACAGGCCATTAGCTGTGATAATTGTGATAAATGGATGGATGTCATGAAAGATGAGTTAAAGTCTATGGAACAAAATGAAGTCTGGGATCTTGTAGAATTGCTAGAAGGTTGCAAGAGAGTTGGATGTAAATGGGGTTTTAAAACCAAACGTGACTTTTGTGGTAATCTTGAACGTTACAAGGCCAGACTTGTTGCTAAAGGCTTTACTCAGAAAGTtggtattgattataaagagacatTTTCACCGGTCTCTAAGAAAGATTCTTTCAGAATTATTATGGCTTTAGTAGCTCATTACGATATAGAGTTAtgacaaatggatgtgaaaactgcctttcTAAATGGAAATTTGGATGAAGATGTTTATATGGAACAACATTGGGTTTTATAgttgaagggaaagaaaatttggttggtaaacttaagaagtcaatatatggacttaaacaagcttcccaATAATGGTATCTTAAGTTTAATAATACCATTGATTCCTTTGGATTTAAAGAAAATACtgttgatcggtgtatatatctGAAGATTAGTGGGAGTAAGTTTATATTTCTGattttgtatgttgatgatattttggttgcAACTAATGATCTTGGTCTATTACATGAGACCAAAGAAAGTTTATATTTCTGattttgtatgttgatgatattttggttgcAACTAATGATCTTGGTCTATTACATGAGACCAAAGAATTTCTCTCTaaaaaactttgaaatgaaatatatgggAGAGGCAAAGTATGTGATTGGAATAGAAATATTTCGAGATCGGTCCCAAGGACTGGTTGGTTTGTCTCAGAAAGGTTATATACATAAAGTTTTAGAGAGATTTAAAATGGACAAATGCTCAGCATCTCCTGTTCCAATTCAGAAAGGAGACAAGTTTAGTCTCATGCAATGTCCTAAAAATGATCTGGAACAGAGACAAATGAAGGATGTTCCTTATGCATCTGTTGTTGGGAGCTTAATGTACGCTCAAACGTGCACAAGGCCAGATATTAGCTTTGCAGTTGGAATGCTCGGTAGATACCAAAGTAATCCAGGAATTATTCACTGGAAGGCTACAAAGAAAGTTCTGAGATACTTGTAAGGAACAAAAATGACAAGCTTATGTATCGAAGGTCTGGTCATCTTGCGGTGGTTTGATATTCGGATTCTAATTTTGCTAGATGTGTGGATACAAGAAAGTCCACATTTGGCTATGTATACTTGCTAGTCGGCGGGGCAATTTCATGGAAGAGTGTGAAGCAGTCAATAATTGCTGTGtccactatggaagctgaatttgtagCTTGCTTTGAGGCTACAGTTAAAGCTAATTGGTTGCGGAACTTTATTTTCAGGACTTGGAAGAGTCAACAGTATTGCTAAGCTGCtgaaaatttattgtgataatttcgTAGTTGTCTTATTCTCTAAGCATGATAAATATTCCAAGGGTGCTAagcatatggaattgaaatacttTGCTGTTAAAGAAGAAGTACAGAAACAAAAAGTGTCAATTGAACATATTAGCACCGATTGTATGATAGCTAATCCTTTGATGAAATGATTGCTACGCAAAACATTTATTGGTCATGTTGAAAAGATGGGCGTCATTGAATCTTAATGTATGTTGTTCAATTGATTCTTGAGCTCGATAATGAAAATGTTTCTGTTATTGCTTTTTTCCATTTTGTATACATAATTTCTATGAAATAATGATAACAGGATTATCTCAATTAACTCATTAAAGTTGGACCTAATGTATGCCTCTCTCTTAAAGATCACTACATGTAGTGGAACTTGTATCGTAGTGCATGGAAGGGACTATGTTTATAAAGATGATATGGGACCGCTATGACTCCTACAAGTTTTCTACATATTAATGATAACTAATGTATGTGCATTATGTTTATATTCAACTACATCAAGTAATTTTACTTGagtcaagtgggagaatgtaagacATTAATtgcctcaaataaaattatgattatactTATTGAGGTAATATGAAAGgtctttaatattaaatataataatattatcataatttacaataataatatctCGGAATATGAGAAGTttataattatgataaattatgtatattaattaatcacttgatggaagtgATGATTATATAAAGGAGGTTTGAGGCTGGTCCTATGTCAACCTAGAAAGTTTGTGCTAAGATTTCCATCAAATTAAGATAGAGCATAAGGAAGTGTAAGGTTGTGAGATAGAAACACAGTCTAAGGATATATGCTTGGAGGCTATGAATCAAGGTATGATTTTCTTTTAACGTTTGTctgtaaaattatgagtttcggAGGTCCTTCAAATTAAGACCTATAAATCATGTTTATCGTGTGTGTCTAAACTTACATGGAATGCATCTATTCAAAGATTTTGTTTTGAATTGAGTAAAAGATACTAactttcccttacttttttttttttttttaaagacacGAACTTTttgtaaaatttcaaaatttgagagaCCTCCcttaaaatttgggaaaaaaaaaaaaataaagatcttccctcaagtttaaaaaatttcaaacacGAACTTTttgtaaaatttcaaaatttgagagaCCTCCcttaaaatttgggaaaaaaataaaataaataaagatctTCCCTCAAGTTTAAAAAATTTCACGATTCTCCTCCCTTAAAGTTTGCCAAAAAAAGTACACCTCCACTTATATTGGCAAAAATAGACAAGCTTAGGGGAAACATCTCTTATAAGGATTATATCAATTGGGAGGAGGTTCACTCCAAGTAGTAGGGTTTGCCCCGCCTAACACCATAACCAAGAATCTTTGAGTTAGAGTGTCATGAAAAACACAAAATGAGGGTAGTGCAAGCAAGATTGGAGGTAATTTGGCTAACCGACAAAAGATTATATTCAAGGGATGGAACAACAAGGATTGTGTCTACTGTGAGAGTATTAGATAAGATGATAGATCCCTCTCTAGTAATAGGAGAGGTACTGCCATTAGCTGTGGAGATAACAAATTGAGGAGAAGGGAGAACATATTATAATTAACTGGACTTCCTAGTCATATGATCGAATGCACCTGTATCAATAATTCAAGTACTATTCTTAGAGGTTGTAGAGAACACCGATGCCTTACCAACACTACCTGGGTGGGCAACGTTTGTTGTAGGCTGCGATTGGTCTTCCTCCGTAGATGTCACTGTTGCTTTCCCTGCAATCTTCtttctaggtttttttttttgtgaagtcCCACCACTCAGGATAGTCGTCAACTAACCAGATTCCTAGGATTAATTATAAAATCAATCTTAATAATTACACCACACATACATCTCATgctgggagagagagagagagagagagataagaatGGTGACACACAATTCATAAGGAGGAACATTGTAACCTCCTATACTTTTGGAGAAAAAAAGACCATGAGGAGAAGATGAATATTGAGATGCTGATGTAATTTAAAGTCATTATTTATAGAGATGGTCTATTGGTAGGAAAATATATGAGATAAGTATGACCATTTGAAAGTTTAAAGGTAATAAATTCCAATAGTTTGCAaatagtttgggggggggggggggggaagaggtATAGTTACAATgactattttttctttttctttttcttttttcacaaAGAGTGGAACTAAAGAGGTATaggaaaaatttaaatatcattGAATAGTATTAGAAAATTTGTCACCTCAAGGATTATCAGAATTTAGCCCTTACCCTTTTAGAAGTAGTTTAATAAAATTATACCTAATATAATTATCTTTTAGTGAGATTACAAAATAACATGTAAGTATTTATAACAAATGTATAATGTTATATTTTCAAACAACCCCATAATTAAAccaaaaaaacatatatttttgtgaaatgttacctttatttttttaacaagaaATATCTCTAACCCTATGTCAGAGAATTTGGATttgaaattatatttgatttgattAAAATACACTATAAAATTACatgaaatctatgctcccaaaaaCAGCATAAATATTTTAGGAACATTTCCACAATGGAAGCCAAACTGGCCACGGGAGGACTGGCTCAAGAGGGTCAAGGCCCAAACTTAGGCCCAGTATAGAAAATGCAATACAAAAGTAGGCCCATTTTTAAACTCCAGGCCTACGTGGAACGAGAAGAACGTTCGAAGCCCGACCTTAAGGGAAAAGGCCCATGAAACGGTTCACATGCAAATTCTAAAGCAAGGTCCACCCGTTGAACATGGGCCACATGCAAATTTAAGGCATCCTCTGGAATGGTGGAGCCGAAGGAGTCGATCATTTAATTCTCCCACGTTCAATGGCCTGTAACGGGACATGTTTCTAAGAAAGGAAGATGCTGGCTGTCTCTGTCTCTGGCCATCGTAGTCTGCCCAGCCTTGGATATGGGAAGTGCTGGGTGGTGGTTCCCAGCTTACCAGATATTTTGAGCCCACGACGCAGAGTCATATGTGAAAGAAAATAATAGGACCcttttgaattttcattttgatttttaataatTTCAAATCAAAAGTATAAAATTAAAGCCAACTGACCAAAATCctgattttttcaaaattattgccAGGCTTAGCCGCCCACATGAGTTGCATATTTGTTTTTGACAAGATGATCATATGCATGTCACGTGCAGTGGAGGGCCTACTTTGGGCATGTTAGGTGCAGTTTTttctcaatttatttttttttttataaaaaatatattaaataatacattttttgggaaaataattttcaGAATCACTAACGTAATCTcgtagcgagatttgtcacgtgtcattccgagaattattttttcaaaaaaggtattatttaatatatttttttaaaaaaatgataaataggaaAAAAACTCCTACTCACTCACCCTCCCCTCTCTGTCGTGTTCGgaaaatttttttgttgttttatggTAGCGATGAATCTGACAAGAGTAATAAATAGATAATAAATTCTTCTGtgtaaattatatatttatttatttgtttgcttTTGTTTTCGTTGTCTTGTTCCAATGCCCTGTTCAGTCAGAAGTTATCAATGGACTCGACGCCGAAGACGGTGACGCCATACTGGTATGAAATGATTGTTTGAATGTCCTAAAAGCATCTAACAAttgtttaaattaaaaacaaaaaagcaCCATACTTCcaataaattaaaaaaagaaagaaaagaggttATGTGACATTAAATATCTTCGGGAATCCAGAGAAAATGGTTTACAATCTGGGCAGAGCTCAGCTTTCCTgacaaaatccaaaaccccaaaaccaatcAAAGCCTGCACGCATACTCACTTTCTTAGATTgatagaaaataagtaaattacacattactgataaaaaatatagaaaataaagaataaactCACGAATGGAAGTGATGCCCGTGGTGGGATTAAAAAACATGTCCTCCAGTGCTTGGGATAAAGTCTCATAGCAAGCATGAGCATTTAGATCCACTTTCCTCCCTATTGGCAATCCATCCATGTTAACTAAATTTGAATGGTTTCACGGTAGTAAGAAAGAGACGGTGTAGGAGAGAGAGACAATTTATCAATTACACGAAACTCCATAGAAAAAATAACTATAGAGGATTAGTTGATATATGCTTTGGCTGGTTGCTGagaagattaattttgcaacaaCAAtggattaatatttttaataaatggGTTTTTCCTTGCAGGCTTTGAAATCCGGGAAAATTAGAAACTTTACTTCGATATTTTACATATGAAAATAATCAAGATTTTATCCTTTACTCTTCATCATTTCAATTTTCTCTGCAATTTAAAAAAGGACTGTTAACTCTTAACAGAAGAAAATCGAGACACCCATATCAGCAAAATAGGAAATGCcaaaaatgcggaaattaaaatcctAACTCCATCAAAGGGAACATGATCACTAAAACCCATTGTCAGAGAAAAGCAAATGAATAATGGTAAAAGAAAACATGCATGACGCTAAATCAGAACGGAAAGAGAACCAAAAGAGAATAAAAGAAGCATTATACTTCTATAAAAAATAGTCCAACCTGACAACGCCAGCAACAACTTCTTCGGCAGCAACAAAAAACTGccataaaacaacaaaaaattgccataaaacaacaaaaaactttGCTAAACATGACAGAGAGAAGAGGGTGAGTGAGTAGGAgttttttcccgatttatcattttttttgaaaaaatatattaaataatatcttttttgggaaaataattctcGGAATGATACGTGAAGTAGCGATATTTGTTTAAATCttgctacttgaagtagcgagattacgtcagactcattccgggaattattttccaaaaaaaaggtattatttaatattttttttaaaaaaaaaagataaatcaggAGAAAACTCATGTTACGTGGGTTCTAAACCTGCTCTAAGTAGATCAACAATAGGTTTTGTGGGGTGCAAACCTATTCTGGGCAAGTGGCCACGCGCAAGTCTCATAGGGTGTTGACATTCTGTGGGCAAGTCGGCCACGTGTAAGTCACTTAGGCTGCAAACTTGCTCTGGAAAAATCATGCATGTGCAGGTTGTGAGGTCCATACATGCATTCTTTAAGCAGGTTGGCtacatacactacaaaaaatcagggtattagtgaatgatcaaatctgtcactaataattataaattcgtcactaataaactAGTTGCTATATTTGcggttactactaactattagtgacagattgtaACTGTCagtaaaaccctaataccgtcactataaattctacaccggcTCTGCTCAAAgtcgttactaataccctactattagtggtgaatttgaatccttcactaataattaaaaatttttaatactaattttttttaatcaccaattcctgtaaaaatatgtaattatattttcgcatacataacctgaaatcataattactacaaaattcataaattattcaaaattttgaattcaaatacaaattcaattaaaatgaagaaattgcatttgttcagataacaaaaaaaatttcaaaaaattaaaaattcaaatacaaatacattatacaaattcaaattaaaatacagaaattccatttgttcaaataacaataaaaattacaaaaaaaataatcaaaagttgcatttgacgactgtagtgcatgcatgacatcgtgctaatGTTATGATAGCCGCGAACTCTacaaattaaaaatcataaaaaaaattagtatacaaattgAGAGCAGAATGGAGAGGTGACGCTCAGtataataaaaaagaaacaagATAAGACTTGTAATAGGATCAATTTCAATGACAAACCAATCATTGAACTACACATCACAAATATGTTGTGACAAATTGTTGTTAAGCATCTTAA includes:
- the LOC131155959 gene encoding secreted RxLR effector protein 161-like encodes the protein MDKCSASPVPIQKGDKFSLMQCPKNDLEQRQMKDVPYASVVGSLMYAQTCTRPDISFAVGMLGRYQSNPGIIHWKATKKVLRYLCVDTRKSTFGYVYLLVGGAISWKSVKQSIIAVSTMEAEFVACFEATVKANWLRNFIFRTWKSQQYC